Proteins encoded within one genomic window of Macrotis lagotis isolate mMagLag1 chromosome 3, bilby.v1.9.chrom.fasta, whole genome shotgun sequence:
- the GPHA2 gene encoding glycoprotein hormone alpha-2, giving the protein MALPKTLLLPLLLLVATEAWGQEAGVPGCYLHPINVTVRSARQGTCRGSHVAHACVGYCESSAFPSRLSVLAASGFQHNITSVSQCCTISRLQKVKVELQCPGSRREQLEIFTARACQCDMCRLSRY; this is encoded by the exons ATGGCCCTCCCCAAGACCCTGCTCCTCCCCCTGCTGCTCCTGGTGGCTACAGAGGCCTGGGGTCAAGAGGCTGGGGTCCCGGGCTGTTACTTGCACC CCATCAACGTGACTGTTCGGAGTGCGCGCCAGGGAACCTGCCGTGGCTCCCACGTAGCTCACGCCTGCGTGGGCTACTGTGAGTCCAGTGCTTTCCCCTCCCGCCTCTCAGTCCTGGCAGCCAGTGGCTTCCAACACAACATCACCTCGGTGTCCCAGTGCTGCACCATCAGCCGCCTGCAGAAG GTGAAGGTGGAACTGCAGTGCCCCGGAAGCCGGAGGGAGCAGCTGGAGATCTTCACGGCCAGGGCCTGCCAGTGTGACATGTGTCGCCTGTCCCGCTACTGA
- the PPP2R5B gene encoding serine/threonine-protein phosphatase 2A 56 kDa regulatory subunit beta isoform: MDTKLPPASTPTSPSSPGLSPVPPPDKVDGFSRRSLRRARPRRSHSSSQFRYQSNQQELTPLPLLKDVPASELHDLLSRKLAQCGVLFDFLDCVADLKGKEVKRAALNELVECVGGTRGVLIEPVYPDIIRMISVNIFRTLPPSENPEFDPEEDEPNLEPSWPHLQLVYEFFLRFLESPDFQPSVAKRYVDQKFVLMLLELFDSEDPREREYLKTILHRVYGKFLGLRAYIRKQCNHIFLRFIYELEHFNGVAELLEILGSIINGFALPLKTEHKQFLVRVLIPLHSVKSLSNFHAQLAYCVVQFLEKDATLTEHVIRGLLKYWPKTCTQKEVMFLGEMEEILDVIEPSQFVKIQEPLFKQVARCVSSPHFQVAERALYFWNNEYILSLIEDNCHTVLPAVYGTLYRVSKEHWNPTIVSLIYNVLKTFMEMNGKLFDELTASYKLEKQQEQQKARERQELWKGLEELRLRRLQGADDALLHRLGARPAPGGEHS, translated from the exons ATGGACACCAAGCTGCCCCCGGCCAGCACCCCGACCAGCCCCTCCTCCCCCGGGCTGTCCCCGGTCCCCCCGCCGGACAAGGTGGACGGCTTCTCCCGGCGGTCCCTCCGCAGGGCCCGGCCCCGGCGTTCCCACAGCTCTTCCCAGTTCCGATACCAGAGCAACCAGCAGGAGCTCACCCCCCTCCCGCTGCTCAAGG ATGTGCCGGCCTCGGAGCTCCATGACTTGCTCAGCCGGAAGCTGGCTCAGTGTGGGGTCCTCTTTGACTTCCTGGACTGTGTGGCTGACCTGAAGGGGAAGGAGGTGAAGCGAGCGGCCCTCAATGAGCTGGTGGAGTGTGTGGGGGGCACCCGGGGTGTCCTCATTGAGCCGGTGTACCCCGATATCATCCGCATG ATCTCAGTGAATATCTTCCGGACGCTGCCACCCAGTGAGAATCCGGAGTTTGACCCTGAAGAGGATGAACCGAACCTGGAGCCCTCCTGGCCCCATCTGCAG CTGGTCTACGAGTTTTTCCTTCGTTTCTTGGAGAGTCCAGACTTCCAACCTTCAGTGGCCAAGAGATACGTGGATCAGAAGTTTGTGCTGATG CTCCTGGAGCTGTTTGACAGCGAGGATCCCCGGGAACGAGAGTACCTCAAAACCATCCTGCACCGAGTCTATGGCAAGTTTCTGGGCCTGCGGGCTTACATTCGAAAGCAATGTAACCACATCTTCCTACG GTTCATCTATGAGCTAGAGCATTTCAATGGTGTGGCGGAGCTGCTGGAGATCCTAGGGAG CATCATCAATGGCTTCGCTTTGCCCCTGAAGACTGAGCACAAACAGTTTCTGGTCCGTGTGCTGATCCCTCTCCATTCAGTCAAATCTCTCTCCAACTTCCATGCCCAG CTGGCATATTGCGTAGTACAATTCCTGGAAAAGGACGCCACCCTGACCGAGCAT GTGATCCGGGGATTACTCAAATACTGGCCTAAAACCTGCACCCAGAAAGAG GTGATGTTCCTGGGGGAGATGGAGGAGATTCTGGACGTCATTGAGCCCTCCCAATTTGTCAAGATCCAAGAACCACTCTTCAAACAGGTCGCTCGATGTGTCTCCAGCCCCCACTTCCAG GTTGCAGAGCGGGCTCTGTATTTCTGGAACAATGAGTACATCCTGAGCCTCATTGAGGACAATTGCCACACCGTGCTGCCCGCCGTGTACGGGACCCTCTATCGAGTCTCCAAAGAGCACTGGAACCC GACTATCGTGTCTCTGATCTACAATGTGCTGAAGACCTTCATGGAGATGAATGGGAAGCTGTTTGATGAACTCACAGCTTCCTACAAGTTGGAGAAGCAGCA GGAGCAGCAGAAGGCCCGAGAGCGGCAGGAGCTGTGGAAGGGCCTGGAAGAACTCCGGCTGCGGAGACTGCAGGGGGCAGATGATGCTTTGCTTCATCGACTTGGGGCCAGGCCAGCCCCAGGAGGGGAGCACAGCTAG
- the LOC141518806 gene encoding organic anion transporter 3-like isoform X2, giving the protein MNWTLLSLSYSVNFTATIPDHRCRSAGDLWPVDAQGRPERCLRFRGNATNETEPCLEGWVYNHSAIGTTIVSEWDLVCSLKSLKGVAQSVYMAGVFLGAITFGRLADRLGRRTIFLWCLLQVASLSTGAALAPSFSIYCVCRCLCGCGMCGLVLNGMGLVLEWTKPSHRAAVSGFLSFVLSLGQLNLALLAFGLRHWRHLQLVSGAPFALCFLCSWWLPESVRWLMVRRRFSGALRALKLVSWINRTPAARVQLSLEMLESDYSQEEGGESPEYSVLDLFQTLEISALLAFIMGIWFSSSLAFNSLALDLQRFPGEDPYLVQLILGVIDLPFRFLVSKLADCLGRKLTLASCMILGGSLLLGATAVPQELGHLRMGLSALAKGFTSASLSCTILVASEVFPTSHRMTGMGITNMVGQLGGVIAPLVLLAGPMLPLLPPMLFGTTILLASFLVVFLPETRGLPLPDTLEQAQSQIQRCWLRLRRKPWQRAQPIQTKL; this is encoded by the exons ATGAACTGGACCTTGCTCTCCCTGAGTTACAGTGTG AACTTCACGGCCACCATTCCTGACCACCGCTGCCGGAGCGCCGGCGACCTCTGGCCGGTGGATGCCCAGGGCCGGCCGGAGAGGTGCCTCCGCTTCCGGGGCAATGCTACCAACGAGACCGAGCCCTGTCTGGAGGGCTGGGTCTACAACCACTCGGCCATTGGGACCACCATTGTGTCGGAG TGGGACCTGGTCTGCAGTCTGAAAAGCCTTAAAGGGGTGGCCCAGTCAGTTTATATGGCAGGAGTGTTCCTGGGTGCCATCACATTTGGGAGACTGGCTGACAG GCTGGGCCGAAGGACCATATTCCTTTGGTGCCTCCTTCAGGTGGCTTCTCTGAGCACAGGGGCAGCCCTGGCTCCCTCCTTCTCCATCTACTGTGTCTGTCGCTGCCTCTGTGGCTGTGGCATGTGTGGCCTGGTGCTCAATGGAATGGGGCTTG TTCTTGAGTGGACGAAACCCTCTCACCGGGCAGCAGTGTCTGGCTTCCTTTCCTTTGTGCTCAGCCTGGGTCAGCTCAACCTGGCGCTGCTGGCCTTCGGCCTCCGGCACTGGAGGCACCTGCAGCTGGTTTCTGGGGCAccctttgccctctgcttcctcTGTAGCTG GTGGCTCCCAGAATCTGTCCGGTGGCTGATGGTGAGGCGGCGCTTCTCAGGGGCCCTGAGGGCATTGAAGCTGGTGTCATGGATCAACAGGACTCCGGCAGCCAGAGTCCAGCTCTCCCTGGAG ATGTTGGAATCAGACTATTCCCAGGAAGAGGGTGGAGAAAGCCCAGAATATTCTGTCCTGGACCTCTTTCAAACCCTGGAGATCTCGGCCCTATTGGCTTTTATCATGGGAATTTG GTTCTCTTCCAGCCTTGCCTTCAATTCCCTGGCCCTGGATCTCCAGCGTTTCCCTGGGGAAGATCCCTACTTGGTTCAGCTCATCCTGGGGGTCATTGATCTCCCCTTTCGCTTCCTGGTGTCCAAGCTGGCCGACTGTCTGGGGCGCAAGCTCACTCTGGCCTCTTGCATGATACTTGGAGGGAGCCTCCTTCTGGGGGCCACTGCAGTGCCACAGG AGCTGGGTCACCTGCGCATGGGGCTGTCAGCCCTGGCCAAAGGCTTCACCTCAGCCTCCCTCAGCTGCACCATCCTCGTGGCCTCTGAGGTCTTCCCAACCTCCCACCG GATGACTGGCATGGGCATCACCAACATGGTGGGCCAACTGGGAGGGGTAATAGCCCCACTGGTCCTGCTGGCAGGTCCCATGCTCCCTCTGCTGCCGCCCATGCTCTTTGGTACCACCATCTTGCTTGCCAGCTTCCTGGTTGTCTTCCTGCCTGAGACAAGGGGTCTGCCCTTGCCCGACACCTTGGAACAAGCTCAGAGCCA GATCCAGAGATGCTGGCTCAGATTGCGGAGGAAGCCATGGCAAAGGGCCCAACCCATCCAGACCAAGCTCTGA
- the LOC141518806 gene encoding solute carrier family 22 member 6-B-like isoform X1 — MSRKGGPGKKARELRGLLEQVGGWGRFQMIHLVILTVPFAFVGTHGFLQNFTATIPDHRCRSAGDLWPVDAQGRPERCLRFRGNATNETEPCLEGWVYNHSAIGTTIVSEWDLVCSLKSLKGVAQSVYMAGVFLGAITFGRLADRLGRRTIFLWCLLQVASLSTGAALAPSFSIYCVCRCLCGCGMCGLVLNGMGLVLEWTKPSHRAAVSGFLSFVLSLGQLNLALLAFGLRHWRHLQLVSGAPFALCFLCSWWLPESVRWLMVRRRFSGALRALKLVSWINRTPAARVQLSLEMLESDYSQEEGGESPEYSVLDLFQTLEISALLAFIMGIWFSSSLAFNSLALDLQRFPGEDPYLVQLILGVIDLPFRFLVSKLADCLGRKLTLASCMILGGSLLLGATAVPQELGHLRMGLSALAKGFTSASLSCTILVASEVFPTSHRMTGMGITNMVGQLGGVIAPLVLLAGPMLPLLPPMLFGTTILLASFLVVFLPETRGLPLPDTLEQAQSQIQRCWLRLRRKPWQRAQPIQTKL; from the exons ATGAGCAGGAAAGGAGGGCCGGGGAAGAAGGCAAGGGAGCTGAGGGGCCTCCTGGAGCAGGTGGGAGGATGGGGTCGCTTCCAGATGATCCACCTGGTCATCCTGACGGTGCCTTTTGCCTTTGTGGGCACTCACGGTTTTCTCCAGAACTTCACGGCCACCATTCCTGACCACCGCTGCCGGAGCGCCGGCGACCTCTGGCCGGTGGATGCCCAGGGCCGGCCGGAGAGGTGCCTCCGCTTCCGGGGCAATGCTACCAACGAGACCGAGCCCTGTCTGGAGGGCTGGGTCTACAACCACTCGGCCATTGGGACCACCATTGTGTCGGAG TGGGACCTGGTCTGCAGTCTGAAAAGCCTTAAAGGGGTGGCCCAGTCAGTTTATATGGCAGGAGTGTTCCTGGGTGCCATCACATTTGGGAGACTGGCTGACAG GCTGGGCCGAAGGACCATATTCCTTTGGTGCCTCCTTCAGGTGGCTTCTCTGAGCACAGGGGCAGCCCTGGCTCCCTCCTTCTCCATCTACTGTGTCTGTCGCTGCCTCTGTGGCTGTGGCATGTGTGGCCTGGTGCTCAATGGAATGGGGCTTG TTCTTGAGTGGACGAAACCCTCTCACCGGGCAGCAGTGTCTGGCTTCCTTTCCTTTGTGCTCAGCCTGGGTCAGCTCAACCTGGCGCTGCTGGCCTTCGGCCTCCGGCACTGGAGGCACCTGCAGCTGGTTTCTGGGGCAccctttgccctctgcttcctcTGTAGCTG GTGGCTCCCAGAATCTGTCCGGTGGCTGATGGTGAGGCGGCGCTTCTCAGGGGCCCTGAGGGCATTGAAGCTGGTGTCATGGATCAACAGGACTCCGGCAGCCAGAGTCCAGCTCTCCCTGGAG ATGTTGGAATCAGACTATTCCCAGGAAGAGGGTGGAGAAAGCCCAGAATATTCTGTCCTGGACCTCTTTCAAACCCTGGAGATCTCGGCCCTATTGGCTTTTATCATGGGAATTTG GTTCTCTTCCAGCCTTGCCTTCAATTCCCTGGCCCTGGATCTCCAGCGTTTCCCTGGGGAAGATCCCTACTTGGTTCAGCTCATCCTGGGGGTCATTGATCTCCCCTTTCGCTTCCTGGTGTCCAAGCTGGCCGACTGTCTGGGGCGCAAGCTCACTCTGGCCTCTTGCATGATACTTGGAGGGAGCCTCCTTCTGGGGGCCACTGCAGTGCCACAGG AGCTGGGTCACCTGCGCATGGGGCTGTCAGCCCTGGCCAAAGGCTTCACCTCAGCCTCCCTCAGCTGCACCATCCTCGTGGCCTCTGAGGTCTTCCCAACCTCCCACCG GATGACTGGCATGGGCATCACCAACATGGTGGGCCAACTGGGAGGGGTAATAGCCCCACTGGTCCTGCTGGCAGGTCCCATGCTCCCTCTGCTGCCGCCCATGCTCTTTGGTACCACCATCTTGCTTGCCAGCTTCCTGGTTGTCTTCCTGCCTGAGACAAGGGGTCTGCCCTTGCCCGACACCTTGGAACAAGCTCAGAGCCA GATCCAGAGATGCTGGCTCAGATTGCGGAGGAAGCCATGGCAAAGGGCCCAACCCATCCAGACCAAGCTCTGA